Genomic segment of Myxococcus stipitatus:
ACGAGCGCGGCGATGAGGTTGCCGGCGCTCAACGTGGGGTACAGCCGGGGACCGGAGAAGAAGAAGTAGAGCGCCTCGTTGTTCGCGGGGATGCCGCTGGAGCCCAGCATGCTCATGATGCCGCTGCCGACCAGCGCGCCTCCCGCGCCGAAGACCAGGCCCAGGAGCACGGTCTCCACCAGCACCATGCTCAGGATGAAGGAGCGCTGCGCGCCAATGGCTCGCATCGTCCCCACCTCGCGCACCCGCTGGAGCGTGGCCATCATCATCGCGTTGTTGATGATGACCAGGGCGACGACGAAGATGATGAACACGGCGAAGTACAGCACCAGCTTCGCCAGCAGCACGAACTGGCCGATGAAGCCCGCAGCCTGTTGCCATGACGCCGCCCGCAGCTTCATCCCCGCGTCGGTGCCCACCTGCTTGAGCTCCTCCATCGTCTGCTGGAGCTTCGTCGGGTCCTTGAGGATGACGGCCGTGCTGAGCACCACGCCCTGTTCAATCTCCTCCTGGGAGTAGACCCGGGCCACCTGGTCCTCGCGGTGCATCGCGCCCTGGGTGCCCTCGAAGGCCTTGGTGTCGTCGACGATGCCCGTCGCCGCCTCCGCCACCAGCGTGTTGCCACTGTCCTCGCCGAACAGCGCGTCCTCGGCGCTGGCGCGGTCCACCGCCTTGATGCCGCTGTTCTTCTGGAGCTCGGCGATCTCCGCCTTCCGGTCCGGGCTGAGGTAGCCGTAGAGGTCCCGGAAGGTCATCAGGTCCATCAGGTTGATGAGACCCGCCATGGTGGACTTCTCCAGGCCCTTGAACTGGTAGGTGCCATAGACCTTCACGTTGACGCTCTGCACGTAGCCGGTGCGCGTGAAGGCGCTGATGGTGAGGCTGTCGCCCATGCGCAGGCGGTACAGGTCCAGCAGCGGGGCCAGCTCCGCGTAGAACTGCTGGTAGCGCGTGTCGAAGTTCTCGTCCGTGGTGGTGAAGAACTCGGGCAGGAGCTTGTCCAGGGTGGACTCCTTGCTGCCGAGCACCTTCTGGAGCCGCTCCACCGCCTGGCGCGTCTTGACGGGGTCCAGTTGGAAGATGATTTCACGCGTCTGGGTCTGGTTCTCCTTCACCCAGCGCTGCATCTGCGGGTCCGTGGCGATGAGCTTCCCGTTGAGGTCCCGCTCCGTCTTGATGTTGTCCAGGCGGAACGCCGTCTTGAGCTTGAAGAAGTTCTCGTAGAAGAACTTGGAGACGAGCATGCCGCGCTTGCCCTTCGGCACGGCCTCTCCGTCCACGATCTCCATGCGGTCGAACGTGCGCTGGAACGTGTCCAGGTCCGTGCCCACGTAGCGCAGCTCCAGCAGGTCGCCGTCCGGCAACTGCGGGGCGATGCGGTTCTCCAGGAACTCCAGCGAGGCGAACGGGTCCGCGTCGAAGCCGTCCCAGAACGCGTCGGTGCGAGCGCGGGCGAGCGCCTCCACCTCCATGGGGTCCACGGCGGCCTCGGTGAGCACCTTCTGGCTGTTGGCCCGCTGCTTCTCCATGAGGGCGACAATCTGGCGGACGTGGGCCTTGACGCTGTCGATGCTCTCCTTGAGGGCAGGGGTCTCTCCCTGCTCCGCGCGCTTCTTGTAGAGGTCCCGGAGCCGCGCGAGCGTCAGGTCCACGGTGTTGCCGGAGGTGATGAGCGCGCTGCTGGTGCCCATGGGCACCACCGTCTTCACGTTGGGGTGCTTCTCCAGGACGGGCCTGACGCGGCTGAAGTCAGCCAGCACCGTCAGGTCCGGCTCACCGCTCATGCCGCCGTACAGGCTCAGCTCGTCCTTGGACTCGTCCGAGTAGACCTGGATGTGGCCGGCCACGCTGCCGATGATGCTGCGGCTCATCGAGCCGTCGATGCTGTCGAGCAGCGCGCCGCCCACGACCACGAGCAGCGTGCCGAAGAAGATGATGCCGCCGATGAGGATGTTGATCTTGCTGGTGAACAGGTTGCGGAAGGCCACCTGCAGCAGCAACCGGAGCTGCCCCATGTCAGTGACCCTCCGCGCCCGCGGCCATCGCCCGCTTCGCCTCGGTCGGGGTGAGCCGGTCCAGGAACTTCCCGTCCGCCAGGCGCACCACGGCGTTAGCGTGGCTCATCACCTTGGCGTCATGGGTGGAGAAGATGAAGGTGGTGCCCTCCTTCTGGTTGAGCTCCTTCATCAGGTCGATGATGTGCTGGCCCGTCACCGAGTCCAGGTTGGCGGTGGGCTCGTCCGCGAGCACCAGCTGGGGCCGCGTGACGAGCGCGCGCGCCACGGCGACGCGCTGACGCTGGCCGCCGGACAGCTCGTTGGGGCGGTGCTTGGCGTGGTTGGCCAGGCCCACCTGCTCCAGGAGCTGCATCACGCGCTCGTGGCGCTGGGCCTTGTCCAGCTTGCGCTGGAGCAGCAGGGGGAACTCCACGTTCTGGAAGACGCTGAGCACCGACACCAGGTTGAAGCTCTGGAAGATGAAGCCGATGGTGTGCAGGCGCAGGTGCGTCAGCTGTCGCTCGCTGAGCTTCTTCGTGTCCTGCCCGGCCACGCTGACCACGCCCGTGGTGGCGGTGTCCACGCAGCCGATGAGGTTGAGCAGGGTCGTCTTGCCGCTTCCGGACGGGCCGGCGATGGAGATGAACTCACCAGGGTGCACCTGGAGATCCACGCCGCGCAGCGCCGGGACGACCACCTTGCCCAAGGTGTAGTCCTTGGTGACGTTGCTGATGGAGACGATGGGAGAGTGGGGGACTGCGGCGTTCATGCGGTGCGTCCTTTCGATGCCTTGGGGGTGCGGGGCGAGGGGCGGGCGCGGCGTGAGGCGCGCCACCGCTCGGCGATCCCAGCCATTTCGGCCAGGTAGAAATCACAGAAGTCCGCCGCGTCTCGCAGGTGCTGCCGGGTCGCGAGCTGCGGCGTGGCCAGGGCCTCCTGGCACAGACGGACGAACGCCTTGACGCTGTCCTCCGCCGTGCGCAGGCGCGACTCCCAGCCGTCGCTGTTGACGACGTAGTAGTGCTGTCGGTCTCCAGGGACGCTGACGGGGTCCACCAGCCCGATGCTCATGATGGCCCGGATGTTGGTGGAGACGGAGGCGGCGCTCACCTTGAGCACGCGGGCGATCTGCTGGAGCGACAGCGGCTCGTCCGCCAGCATCAGGAGCCCGTGGATGCGCCCGCTGATGCGGGTACTGCCCTGCCGCTCGAAGTACAGCCCCATCGACTCGATGAAGCGCTGCTCCGCGGCGCTCAGTTCCTTCATCCCGGCCTCCGTTCCACCCGACATGGCCGAGCGCGACGGACCTCCGCCTGGGCCAGGGTGGCCTCCCGCATCTAGTTCGTTCAGAGCATTCAGTCAATACTGAATGAAGTGAACGACGCGCTCCGCGTGGGGCCGTGGGGCGGAAAAGAAGAGAGGGCCCCGGACCTGCGCGGTCGGGGGCCCTCTCCATCCCTCCCAGGGAGGGGTGTGATGCTTCACGGGAGCACGTCAGTACGTGTCGGGTTGGGTGCTCTTGTTGCCGCTGTCGGAGTCACCCATGTCGCGGTCCTTGTCCGCGTCCATGCCCGAGCCCCCGGTGCCATCGTTGATGGAGGAGTCCGGCGACATGACGTCCTTGCCCGTCCCGCCCGTGCCGGACAGGGAGATGCTCTTGGCCATGTTCTTGGTCTCCTTCA
This window contains:
- a CDS encoding ABC transporter permease, with the translated sequence MGQLRLLLQVAFRNLFTSKINILIGGIIFFGTLLVVVGGALLDSIDGSMSRSIIGSVAGHIQVYSDESKDELSLYGGMSGEPDLTVLADFSRVRPVLEKHPNVKTVVPMGTSSALITSGNTVDLTLARLRDLYKKRAEQGETPALKESIDSVKAHVRQIVALMEKQRANSQKVLTEAAVDPMEVEALARARTDAFWDGFDADPFASLEFLENRIAPQLPDGDLLELRYVGTDLDTFQRTFDRMEIVDGEAVPKGKRGMLVSKFFYENFFKLKTAFRLDNIKTERDLNGKLIATDPQMQRWVKENQTQTREIIFQLDPVKTRQAVERLQKVLGSKESTLDKLLPEFFTTTDENFDTRYQQFYAELAPLLDLYRLRMGDSLTISAFTRTGYVQSVNVKVYGTYQFKGLEKSTMAGLINLMDLMTFRDLYGYLSPDRKAEIAELQKNSGIKAVDRASAEDALFGEDSGNTLVAEAATGIVDDTKAFEGTQGAMHREDQVARVYSQEEIEQGVVLSTAVILKDPTKLQQTMEELKQVGTDAGMKLRAASWQQAAGFIGQFVLLAKLVLYFAVFIIFVVALVIINNAMMMATLQRVREVGTMRAIGAQRSFILSMVLVETVLLGLVFGAGGALVGSGIMSMLGSSGIPANNEALYFFFSGPRLYPTLSAGNLIAALVIVLVVSAISTFYPAFLATRVSPLQAMQTDE
- a CDS encoding ABC transporter ATP-binding protein, with the protein product MNAAVPHSPIVSISNVTKDYTLGKVVVPALRGVDLQVHPGEFISIAGPSGSGKTTLLNLIGCVDTATTGVVSVAGQDTKKLSERQLTHLRLHTIGFIFQSFNLVSVLSVFQNVEFPLLLQRKLDKAQRHERVMQLLEQVGLANHAKHRPNELSGGQRQRVAVARALVTRPQLVLADEPTANLDSVTGQHIIDLMKELNQKEGTTFIFSTHDAKVMSHANAVVRLADGKFLDRLTPTEAKRAMAAGAEGH
- a CDS encoding transcriptional regulator is translated as MKELSAAEQRFIESMGLYFERQGSTRISGRIHGLLMLADEPLSLQQIARVLKVSAASVSTNIRAIMSIGLVDPVSVPGDRQHYYVVNSDGWESRLRTAEDSVKAFVRLCQEALATPQLATRQHLRDAADFCDFYLAEMAGIAERWRASRRARPSPRTPKASKGRTA